A single Methanolobus sp. ZRKC5 DNA region contains:
- the ltrA gene encoding group II intron reverse transcriptase/maturase yields the protein MKGGKLMNARYSTTPSGERLADNSIPFKWEDIDWKTVEGNVNELQARIVKAVRQKKWHLVKRLQYLLTNSFHAKLLAVKKVTQNKGKRTAGIDGEKWTTSKSKMKAVLELSGKSYKAKPLRRIYIEKQGKKKKRPLSIPTMYDRAMQALYAFALSPIAETTADRTSFGFRKYRSSKDAEAQLFACLSKRNSAQWILEGDIKGCFDHINHEWLLNNIPMDRSILKQFLKAGFVYNRHLNPTKAGTAQGGIISPVLANITLDGMKNAIACKYHTNRKGTINKKSYNSHKVNFVRYADDFIVTADSEEVAKDIAEVIRLFLKDRGLELSREKTLVSHIDDGFDFLGWNFRKYNGKLLTKPSNKSIENITKSISNVIKKGKARSQSSLIKELNPIITGWSEYHRSVVSKNTFSKLDSRLWDMLWTWAKRRHPDKSHHWIVDRYWHRVGSRKWVFSTEGLKLKSFAHTKIVRHPRIKMDKNPYVDKEYFKWRISYLRKQKLVASKQNIMESLTTA from the coding sequence ATGAAAGGAGGCAAACTTATGAATGCAAGATACTCGACTACACCATCAGGTGAGAGGCTTGCAGACAATTCAATCCCATTCAAGTGGGAGGACATCGACTGGAAAACAGTCGAAGGGAACGTTAATGAGCTGCAAGCCCGAATTGTAAAAGCGGTTAGACAAAAGAAGTGGCATTTAGTTAAACGACTACAATACCTGCTTACCAATTCTTTTCATGCCAAATTATTGGCAGTAAAGAAAGTAACACAGAACAAAGGTAAAAGAACAGCTGGAATCGATGGAGAAAAATGGACAACATCCAAATCTAAGATGAAAGCCGTTCTAGAACTGTCTGGTAAGAGCTACAAAGCTAAACCATTGAGAAGAATCTATATTGAGAAACAAGGAAAGAAGAAAAAACGACCATTAAGCATTCCTACAATGTACGATAGAGCAATGCAGGCATTATATGCTTTTGCTTTAAGCCCAATAGCAGAAACCACAGCAGACAGAACATCATTTGGATTCCGTAAATATCGAAGTTCAAAAGATGCAGAAGCTCAATTGTTCGCATGTCTGAGTAAAAGAAACTCTGCTCAATGGATTTTGGAAGGCGACATAAAAGGATGCTTTGATCATATAAATCACGAATGGCTCTTGAACAATATTCCTATGGACCGGTCAATACTAAAGCAATTCCTTAAAGCTGGTTTTGTGTATAATAGACATCTGAATCCCACCAAAGCAGGTACTGCTCAAGGTGGAATAATATCTCCAGTACTGGCAAACATCACATTGGACGGTATGAAAAATGCAATAGCATGCAAATATCATACAAACAGGAAGGGAACTATTAACAAAAAAAGTTATAATTCCCATAAAGTCAATTTTGTGAGATACGCAGATGACTTTATCGTCACTGCTGATTCAGAGGAAGTGGCTAAAGATATTGCTGAGGTTATCAGACTATTCTTGAAAGATAGGGGTTTAGAACTATCTCGTGAGAAAACTCTTGTTTCACACATAGACGATGGATTTGACTTCTTGGGATGGAATTTCCGGAAATATAATGGTAAACTTCTAACCAAGCCCTCGAACAAATCTATTGAGAATATCACAAAAAGCATTAGCAACGTGATTAAGAAAGGTAAAGCTCGGTCTCAGAGTTCTCTCATTAAGGAACTCAACCCTATTATCACTGGATGGAGCGAATATCACCGTTCAGTTGTCTCTAAAAATACGTTCAGTAAGCTTGATTCCAGATTATGGGATATGCTATGGACGTGGGCTAAAAGGCGGCATCCAGATAAATCACACCACTGGATAGTAGATAGATATTGGCATAGGGTAGGGTCAAGGAAATGGGTATTCTCCACAGAAGGGCTTAAACTCAAATCTTTTGCACATACAAAGATTGTAAGACATCCACGCATAAAAATGGATAAGAACCCATATGTAGACAAAGAATACTTTAAATGGAGAATAAGCTATCTGAGAAAACAGAAACTAGTGGCGTCGAAGCAAAATATCATGGAAAGTCTAACAACTGCCTGA
- a CDS encoding lipopolysaccharide biosynthesis protein, whose amino-acid sequence MSLRKKAYSGIWWVIISTIFSKLINLLTNISLARLLDPSHFGIVALALVFINFFETFRDLGIGSALIHRSDNNSIAQNTAFFIFPFAAVFFYILCYLISPYVALFFKSDGLDLIIKVLSLSLILWSFGNLPTTLLAKELEFKKLLYPQIVPKLGYALVSIVLAIQGFGVWSLVIGRISLEILSLIIVWHVIDWRPKLEFDKKTAVELLKYGKYVLGTSLIAFLSSVFDVVVIGRELGAETLGFYSIALTVASFFTIQISHVIYQVVFPVFSKLQHDMDKMKSVFLNSLKYLSFFIFPSAAGIIVVSNQFINVFYGSKWLPAVPLIQILCIYGSAQSISKVTSSVYLASGTPHKSTMINILHLFFIMILIYPLTIAYGVVGTSLAVTISSTISLFFSLNQVKKILLCSYATIFKVLVYPFVGSIAMFIFVILIQELIYLYSDIFIFIVSMISGISFYLLFLLCVQFKEIKTIANYVSNYLILKS is encoded by the coding sequence ATGTCTCTTAGGAAAAAAGCTTATAGTGGTATTTGGTGGGTAATTATATCTACTATATTTTCAAAACTAATAAATTTACTAACAAACATATCTTTAGCAAGGCTTCTTGACCCTTCTCATTTTGGAATCGTTGCATTAGCTCTAGTTTTCATCAATTTTTTTGAAACATTTCGTGATTTGGGCATAGGTTCAGCATTAATTCACAGATCAGATAATAATTCAATTGCACAAAATACTGCATTTTTCATTTTTCCTTTTGCAGCAGTATTTTTCTATATATTATGTTATTTAATTTCTCCATATGTAGCTCTTTTTTTTAAGAGTGATGGATTAGACCTTATTATAAAAGTATTGTCATTATCTCTTATTTTATGGTCTTTTGGAAATTTGCCAACAACTTTACTAGCAAAAGAACTTGAGTTTAAAAAATTGCTTTATCCTCAGATAGTCCCAAAATTGGGATATGCACTTGTATCTATTGTATTGGCAATTCAAGGTTTTGGAGTTTGGAGCCTTGTTATTGGAAGAATTAGCCTGGAAATATTAAGTTTAATAATTGTTTGGCATGTTATTGATTGGAGGCCAAAATTAGAATTTGATAAAAAAACTGCCGTAGAACTTTTAAAGTATGGTAAATATGTACTGGGTACGTCGTTGATTGCTTTTTTATCATCTGTGTTCGATGTTGTAGTAATAGGAAGGGAATTAGGGGCTGAAACATTAGGTTTTTATTCAATAGCACTAACAGTAGCAAGCTTTTTCACAATACAAATATCTCATGTAATTTATCAAGTGGTGTTCCCTGTTTTTTCCAAACTTCAGCATGATATGGATAAAATGAAATCAGTATTTTTAAACTCTCTGAAATATCTCTCATTTTTCATTTTTCCTTCTGCAGCTGGAATAATTGTAGTCTCAAACCAATTTATTAATGTTTTTTATGGTAGTAAATGGCTTCCTGCTGTTCCTCTTATTCAAATATTGTGTATTTATGGTTCGGCTCAATCAATTTCGAAGGTAACATCTTCTGTATATTTGGCAAGTGGTACTCCTCATAAATCTACGATGATAAATATTTTACATTTGTTTTTTATTATGATTTTAATATATCCACTTACTATTGCATACGGTGTTGTTGGGACGAGTTTGGCTGTAACAATTTCTTCAACGATATCTTTATTTTTTAGTTTGAATCAAGTTAAAAAAATACTATTATGTTCATACGCAACTATATTTAAGGTTTTAGTTTACCCTTTTGTGGGATCTATAGCAATGTTCATTTTTGTTATTTTAATACAAGAACTAATTTATTTGTATAGTGATATTTTTATTTTCATTGTGTCTATGATTAGCGGTATATCTTTTTATTTATTGTTTCTATTATGTGTGCAGTTTAAGGAAATTAAAACGATTGCTAATTATGTTTCAAATTATTTAATATTGAAGAGTTAG
- a CDS encoding PHP domain-containing protein gives MFENNYLFDFHIHTKYSPDSYSDPVKIIKMAKRRNLSGFAITDHNTIKGGLITKKMLGNDEELTVIVGSEIQTDKGEVIGLFLSEEIGTFNFHEVCDSIRDQDGVILLPHPYRNKLANPEDLINNVDIIESVNARNSKELNSKSINLARMFNYPVVAGSDAHIPYEVGQVKTLLPKDMFILEEDDIKSKITKNQLIIDGSESSFVPKTYSKVLGKYKKGGFNSLIKSSAKYLIR, from the coding sequence ATGTTTGAAAACAATTATTTATTTGATTTTCATATACACACAAAATATTCTCCCGATTCATATAGTGATCCTGTTAAAATTATTAAAATGGCTAAAAGGAGAAATTTATCGGGATTTGCAATTACTGATCATAATACTATCAAAGGAGGGCTTATAACCAAAAAAATGTTGGGTAATGATGAAGAACTTACTGTGATAGTTGGGTCTGAAATTCAGACTGACAAAGGTGAAGTGATAGGATTATTTTTATCAGAAGAGATTGGAACATTTAATTTTCATGAAGTGTGTGATTCCATAAGGGATCAGGATGGGGTTATTTTACTTCCCCATCCATACAGAAATAAACTTGCGAATCCAGAAGATCTTATTAATAATGTTGATATAATAGAAAGTGTCAATGCAAGAAATTCCAAAGAGTTAAACTCAAAATCAATCAACTTGGCAAGAATGTTTAATTATCCTGTTGTTGCAGGAAGCGATGCTCATATTCCTTATGAGGTTGGTCAAGTAAAGACATTGTTACCAAAGGATATGTTCATTTTAGAGGAAGATGATATTAAAAGTAAAATAACAAAAAACCAATTGATTATCGATGGCTCTGAGTCATCTTTTGTACCAAAAACGTATAGTAAGGTTCTTGGTAAGTACAAAAAAGGAGGATTTAATTCGTTAATTAAATCATCTGCTAAATATTTAATTAGATAA
- a CDS encoding ATP-grasp domain-containing protein, giving the protein MSAIVTNAASSKCLVVTRSLGKRDIDVTTLGYNRFCPTFYSKYSNNYLMVPSPKNFPAEYIKQLVKVVNSGKIDVLMPVNSVDTLLISKFKYKFTPYIKVPFSDYDQMLQLHDKVQLSKIAGDLGLPVPISYEISSMDELKNVASSAEYPLVIKLRNTTSSVGISYAHTPEEFVFNFKETIEKFNLTPNQYPLVQEYIPGDGYGVSSLYNQGDLRAFFVHKRLREYPVTGGPSTLRTSVRHSKMEKISRELLEHMGWHGLAMVEFKLDSRTNKPYLIEVNPRFWGSINQAVSSGVDFPNLLYDMAVEGDVQPVFKYKEGVKTRSLFNDLRSFPGYFRKSKSRTELIKDFIKFKEHDLYYDVLSTEDVLPSLFFSCRGLLNRF; this is encoded by the coding sequence ATGAGTGCAATAGTAACAAATGCAGCTAGTTCTAAATGCTTAGTTGTAACTAGAAGTTTGGGCAAAAGAGATATTGATGTAACTACACTAGGCTATAATCGCTTTTGTCCTACTTTTTATTCAAAATATTCTAATAACTATTTGATGGTTCCTTCTCCTAAAAACTTTCCAGCAGAGTACATTAAACAACTTGTGAAGGTAGTTAATAGTGGTAAAATAGATGTCTTGATGCCTGTTAATAGTGTTGATACTTTATTAATTTCAAAGTTTAAGTACAAATTTACACCTTATATCAAAGTACCCTTCAGTGATTATGATCAAATGCTTCAGTTACACGATAAGGTACAATTATCAAAGATCGCCGGTGATTTGGGTCTTCCTGTTCCAATTTCATACGAAATTAGCTCTATGGATGAACTCAAAAATGTCGCTTCATCTGCAGAATATCCACTTGTTATTAAGCTAAGAAACACTACTAGTAGCGTTGGAATAAGCTATGCTCATACGCCTGAAGAATTCGTTTTTAACTTCAAAGAAACAATCGAAAAATTCAATCTGACTCCTAATCAATATCCTTTAGTGCAGGAATATATACCTGGTGATGGTTATGGTGTATCAAGCTTGTACAATCAGGGAGATTTGAGAGCTTTCTTCGTTCACAAAAGACTAAGAGAATATCCTGTTACTGGTGGTCCAAGTACTCTAAGGACAAGTGTAAGACATTCTAAAATGGAAAAAATATCTCGTGAATTACTAGAACACATGGGGTGGCATGGACTTGCAATGGTTGAGTTTAAATTGGATTCTAGAACTAATAAGCCTTATTTGATTGAAGTAAACCCTCGTTTTTGGGGGTCAATAAATCAAGCGGTTTCAAGTGGAGTAGATTTTCCTAATTTGCTATATGATATGGCAGTTGAAGGGGATGTTCAGCCTGTTTTTAAGTACAAAGAGGGTGTCAAAACAAGATCTCTTTTCAATGATCTCCGGTCTTTTCCAGGTTACTTTAGGAAATCAAAGAGTCGTACTGAGCTCATAAAGGATTTTATTAAATTCAAAGAACATGATTTGTATTATGATGTCTTGTCAACTGAAGATGTTTTACCATCTTTGTTTTTCTCTTGCAGAGGTTTATTAAATAGGTTCTAA
- a CDS encoding glycosyltransferase family 4 protein, whose protein sequence is MKSKNEMNVLVIFNSLLGVIGGGSRHIVEVVDCWINSHNVDYLISNAGYGVAKDHLSHNSSSRKKIVTYFVPFDNFRFFFIAYVSRTIVSSILSLKLKRKYDIVIAPNYLPQNMIPAIFFKRKNSKLVVYFHTTPPYLRKKYLDKMSYMRRKVSYLNWTLCVSLAKKYFDLMYVFNNDTKQYMISKGIPENKICLMYNAIPYSSILSIESTSKEYDAVFLGRIVSNKGIFDLVKIWSSVIKKYPTARLCILGNGPDFNKLKLEIDKNNLGNHIVLKGQVEGEIKYRLMKKSRVFLYPSYYEAQPIVIYEALACGLPIVAYNLDTYNEFYGDFIQKVPIYDAESMAMIVIDILSNPLNYANLAKKGMAYVAKNDWTKIAQLQENEMNKLFMHENQLE, encoded by the coding sequence ATGAAATCAAAAAATGAAATGAATGTTTTAGTTATATTTAATTCACTTCTAGGAGTAATTGGGGGAGGAAGTCGTCATATTGTGGAGGTAGTTGATTGCTGGATAAATTCCCATAACGTAGATTATCTAATCTCAAATGCGGGTTATGGCGTAGCAAAAGACCATCTTTCACATAATAGTTCTTCTAGGAAAAAAATAGTGACTTATTTTGTACCATTTGATAATTTTCGTTTTTTTTTTATTGCCTACGTTTCAAGGACTATTGTTTCTTCAATACTATCTCTCAAATTAAAAAGAAAATACGATATAGTTATTGCACCAAACTATTTACCTCAAAATATGATTCCTGCAATTTTTTTTAAACGCAAAAATTCTAAACTGGTTGTGTATTTTCATACCACGCCTCCATATTTAAGAAAAAAATATCTTGATAAAATGAGTTATATGCGACGAAAAGTTTCATATTTGAATTGGACCCTTTGTGTATCGTTGGCAAAAAAATATTTTGATTTGATGTATGTATTTAACAATGATACTAAGCAATATATGATTTCTAAAGGAATACCTGAAAATAAAATATGTTTGATGTACAATGCCATTCCTTATAGTTCCATTCTTTCTATAGAAAGCACCAGTAAAGAATATGATGCTGTATTTCTCGGAAGAATCGTTTCAAATAAGGGTATTTTTGATTTAGTCAAGATCTGGTCTTCTGTAATTAAGAAATATCCTACAGCTAGGTTGTGTATTTTAGGCAATGGTCCTGACTTTAATAAGCTTAAATTGGAAATTGATAAAAATAATTTGGGGAATCACATTGTTCTTAAGGGACAGGTTGAAGGGGAGATCAAATATAGATTAATGAAAAAGTCAAGGGTTTTTCTTTACCCTAGTTACTACGAAGCACAGCCAATTGTCATATATGAAGCTCTTGCATGTGGATTACCAATTGTTGCATATAATCTGGATACATATAATGAATTTTATGGTGATTTCATTCAAAAAGTACCGATTTATGATGCTGAATCAATGGCTATGATTGTTATTGATATTCTTTCCAATCCACTAAATTACGCCAATCTTGCAAAGAAAGGAATGGCTTATGTAGCTAAAAATGATTGGACAAAAATTGCTCAATTGCAAGAAAATGAGATGAACAAGTTATTTATGCATGAAAATCAGTTAGAATGA
- a CDS encoding DUF354 domain-containing protein: MIGVSHPKHVLIFKNLVQSLIAEGNDVLVVAVDKDITLYLLSKFNIPYIVIGKNQKGLLRKLLYIPWWVYLTFKSAKRFKPDIFVGRAIPHIAYVSWLFKKPFIIFEDTEIATAVHKITFPFAKMIVTPSSYQDNLGEKHVKFKGFFEQCYLHTSYFEPDSSVLQELNIKENECIILVRFVSWNASHDINDSGFSNKIDLINSLINYGKVIISSEDKLPTELETYCFNLPYEKMHHLMFYSTLFLGESATMGAECAMLGVPSIFVSTSRRGYTDILESQYGLLYNFSGGSESQKFALEKAISILSDYQNSVEWKNKMKYMVDDTIDVNKFMVQLIQDVFRESFNDCSHK; this comes from the coding sequence ATGATTGGTGTATCTCATCCAAAGCATGTGTTAATATTCAAAAACCTAGTGCAATCTTTAATTGCAGAAGGCAATGATGTTTTGGTAGTTGCGGTTGACAAAGATATAACTCTTTACTTGCTTTCAAAATTCAATATTCCTTATATTGTTATTGGAAAAAATCAAAAAGGACTGCTCAGAAAACTTTTATATATTCCTTGGTGGGTATATCTAACTTTCAAGTCTGCAAAAAGGTTTAAACCTGATATTTTTGTGGGTCGTGCAATTCCACATATCGCTTATGTTAGCTGGCTCTTCAAAAAACCTTTTATTATCTTTGAAGATACTGAGATAGCAACTGCTGTTCATAAAATAACTTTTCCATTTGCTAAAATGATTGTAACACCTTCCTCTTATCAAGACAATCTGGGCGAAAAACATGTTAAATTCAAAGGTTTTTTCGAGCAATGCTATCTTCATACCTCTTACTTTGAACCAGATTCTTCTGTGTTACAGGAGCTCAACATTAAAGAAAATGAATGCATTATTCTTGTAAGGTTTGTTTCATGGAATGCGAGTCATGATATAAATGATTCTGGTTTTTCTAATAAGATTGATCTGATTAATTCATTAATCAATTATGGTAAAGTAATCATTTCGTCTGAAGACAAATTACCCACTGAACTAGAGACTTATTGCTTTAATCTTCCATATGAAAAAATGCATCACTTGATGTTTTATTCTACTTTATTTTTGGGTGAAAGTGCTACTATGGGAGCTGAATGTGCAATGCTTGGTGTTCCCTCTATATTTGTATCTACTTCAAGGAGAGGTTACACTGACATATTGGAATCTCAATATGGTTTGCTATATAATTTTTCTGGAGGTTCTGAATCTCAGAAATTTGCATTAGAAAAGGCAATTTCGATTTTGTCTGATTATCAAAATTCAGTGGAATGGAAAAATAAAATGAAGTATATGGTAGATGATACTATTGATGTCAATAAATTTATGGTTCAATTAATTCAAGATGTTTTTAGGGAAAGTTTTAATGATTGTTCACATAAATAA
- a CDS encoding WbqC family protein, translated as MTTVSIHQPNYLPYLGFFDKMANSDIFVIHDDVQFNRRDFQHRNKIRTFDGWKWLSIPVKKKTGYIFDIDINNDKQNNSASWSEIHYREIYANYSHCPFFSEYEDELFSIYNTKHEKLIDFNMSLIKFLIEAFDIDVELVFASKFGFKSSSSEKIIELVSALGGDCYISGIGGYNYLDTSIFGNIEVVFQNFNHPIYPQRFEGFESNMSSIDALFNVGIIP; from the coding sequence ATGACTACTGTATCTATTCATCAACCTAATTATTTACCATACCTTGGTTTCTTTGATAAAATGGCTAATTCAGACATTTTTGTTATTCATGATGATGTTCAATTTAATCGTCGTGATTTTCAACATAGGAATAAAATCAGAACATTTGATGGCTGGAAATGGTTAAGTATTCCTGTGAAAAAAAAAACAGGATATATTTTTGACATTGACATAAATAATGATAAACAGAATAATTCGGCCAGTTGGAGTGAAATTCATTACAGAGAAATATATGCAAATTATTCACATTGTCCATTTTTCTCAGAATATGAAGATGAATTATTTTCAATCTATAATACTAAACATGAAAAACTAATTGATTTTAATATGTCGTTAATTAAATTTTTAATTGAGGCATTTGATATTGATGTCGAATTGGTATTTGCAAGTAAATTTGGATTCAAATCATCATCTTCTGAAAAAATAATTGAACTTGTGAGTGCTTTAGGTGGGGATTGCTATATTTCTGGAATAGGAGGTTATAATTACCTTGACACATCTATATTTGGAAATATCGAAGTTGTTTTCCAGAATTTCAATCATCCTATTTATCCTCAGCGTTTTGAAGGCTTTGAATCTAATATGTCTTCAATAGATGCGCTTTTCAATGTAGGTATAATTCCTTAA
- a CDS encoding PIG-L family deacetylase, whose product MNKKRNVLAVGAHADDVEIGCGGAVAKHIEAGDKVVILIMAESSYTSYDGAELRSSFEAEQEAKDAAEILGADLLNLGFETKNVPYSGESVEAINKVIDDYSIDVVYTHWYHDTHQDHVRTTQSVISAARYVKNIYMYEPEYPSGRSYLGFRNQYYIDVTSTFDKKIQSLKKHQSQVAKYGEDSFLNAIRARAEHRGYEIQTKYAECFEILRMMGF is encoded by the coding sequence ATGAACAAAAAAAGAAATGTATTGGCAGTTGGAGCTCATGCAGATGATGTCGAAATAGGGTGCGGTGGAGCTGTAGCAAAACACATAGAAGCAGGAGATAAGGTGGTTATTTTAATAATGGCTGAATCCTCATATACTTCTTATGATGGAGCAGAATTGAGGTCTTCTTTTGAAGCTGAACAAGAAGCCAAGGATGCAGCTGAAATATTAGGTGCTGACTTGTTAAATCTTGGATTTGAAACAAAGAATGTACCTTATTCTGGTGAATCTGTTGAAGCCATCAATAAAGTAATTGATGATTATTCAATAGATGTAGTATATACTCATTGGTATCACGATACTCACCAAGATCATGTTCGTACAACTCAATCTGTAATATCTGCTGCAAGGTATGTAAAAAATATTTATATGTATGAGCCTGAGTATCCATCCGGTAGATCTTATTTAGGTTTCAGAAATCAATATTATATTGATGTAACTTCTACATTTGATAAAAAAATTCAATCGCTAAAAAAGCATCAAAGTCAGGTAGCTAAGTATGGGGAGGATTCGTTCTTGAATGCTATCCGTGCAAGGGCAGAACATAGGGGATATGAAATACAGACAAAGTATGCAGAATGTTTTGAAATTTTAAGGATGATGGGATTTTAA